From Streptosporangium album, the proteins below share one genomic window:
- a CDS encoding TPM domain-containing protein, whose amino-acid sequence MRVLSPSQAENVREALRAAEHRSGLRFAAYLGPAVGPHRHFSERLHAALGEEAARAVLVFVDPAGRALEIVTGPQARWRLPDVECHLTAMRMAHALGGGDLAGGLVTGVGLLADLASRSR is encoded by the coding sequence ATGCGGGTCCTGAGCCCGTCCCAGGCCGAAAACGTCCGTGAGGCGCTCCGCGCCGCCGAGCACCGCAGCGGCCTGCGCTTCGCCGCCTATCTCGGGCCGGCCGTCGGCCCGCACCGCCATTTCTCCGAACGGCTGCACGCCGCGCTGGGTGAGGAGGCCGCACGGGCCGTGCTCGTCTTCGTCGATCCCGCGGGAAGGGCCCTGGAGATCGTCACAGGCCCCCAGGCAAGGTGGAGGCTCCCGGACGTGGAGTGCCATCTGACCGCCATGAGGATGGCGCACGCCCTCGGCGGGGGAGATCTGGCGGGCGGCCTCGTCACCGGCGTGGGACTGCTCGCGGACCTGGCTTCCCGCTCCAGGTGA